One genomic window of Acetonema longum DSM 6540 includes the following:
- a CDS encoding MobA/MobL family protein, with protein MALYHFTIKDNKTPGGRIILASDHAEYNHREEKYANLDQKRAGHIAADNHLDYIARQEKYSLKEGFICGGHHLPEWAKNSPKTFFRAADAHETSAHTYKEIEFALQSELALEQNLALAQEFIGKHFGTDYYYSYAIHNKLAAMGEGEENLHCHLMFSPRKLDALEKESERQPRCFFQKARRLYTRKDGSIMDRRREGGCAVPAIWNKQVESRNHLLYLREDFANLTNAALEKYGHTARIDHRSYRTRRQEAAQQGDVLMERLFSLEPEKHIGPTVANTLDHPSVIAIKERRALRKELCQLIESADRLQKLQDYKNQRKLKRRIPQVSDQLHNTSGESPLLLLDLAAAQKATDLASQGIQHFGECLAVERFSEMSQQEKATFSTIKEVHRDRHFLSTILEAVREKCSEEKDHLVSLQRPENKTLPQQIAYCTSALAVLQFDEDEALLCQALKDYSEKERQAVQALRSISPLVNKKDRLPRACLTYLHQATRFEEFEQAALVELPLQREELKKQAAILADMEKYLLTYPQAIRKAQEEYIRTLHNPDFTAAWQQDTQFSEDLFALKRVQKTVEIRLKSASSPKETTALLAEQKRLEIIAQTHAAQRKKQHGILQEIRQHLNTSQAKSAVTRKANAILLAQKPRQDAYRMMQDKLGETTDRIRRLTLFRVKLIKETDLVKNNFSQLPTKETPQEQRYTAREVQGILRTALYSLHAEQKRTLQEIEVLRPFYISEKRAQTIALYRLSEGKMRALQKLKNELSKSESEKRNAEDALLSREYGLTILKKPKWYDKMLSTQAQQQYQDAQIAIEIQKMQTLAAAQRYTALKERISCLEKEIEQLTATPQAKERLSAITAGILKKNQSIGEEMQRLTNRQAELRNQENELDHLLAATEKHVLTDQRQNIR; from the coding sequence ATGGCGCTTTATCACTTTACGATCAAGGACAACAAAACACCGGGCGGGCGCATCATCCTTGCCAGTGACCACGCCGAATACAATCATCGCGAGGAGAAGTATGCAAACCTTGATCAAAAACGCGCCGGACATATCGCTGCCGATAATCACCTCGACTATATTGCGCGGCAAGAAAAATACAGCTTAAAAGAAGGTTTTATCTGCGGCGGACACCATCTCCCCGAATGGGCGAAGAATTCACCGAAAACCTTCTTTCGGGCCGCAGACGCTCATGAAACTTCTGCTCATACCTATAAGGAAATTGAATTTGCCCTGCAAAGCGAATTGGCGTTGGAACAAAACCTCGCACTGGCTCAAGAATTTATCGGCAAGCATTTTGGAACAGACTACTATTACTCATATGCCATCCACAACAAGCTGGCAGCTATGGGCGAGGGCGAGGAAAACCTGCACTGTCATCTCATGTTTTCACCGCGGAAACTGGATGCATTAGAAAAAGAAAGCGAACGCCAGCCACGCTGTTTTTTTCAAAAGGCCCGCCGACTCTATACCCGTAAGGACGGGAGCATCATGGACCGGCGCCGCGAAGGAGGTTGTGCCGTTCCTGCCATCTGGAATAAGCAAGTGGAAAGCCGAAACCACCTGTTATATTTGCGCGAGGATTTTGCCAATTTAACGAATGCGGCGTTAGAAAAATACGGGCACACGGCTCGCATCGACCACCGCTCCTATCGTACCCGCAGGCAGGAAGCCGCTCAGCAAGGGGATGTCTTAATGGAGAGGCTCTTTTCCCTGGAACCGGAAAAACATATCGGCCCAACAGTAGCCAATACCCTTGATCACCCCTCAGTGATTGCCATAAAAGAGCGCCGTGCTCTCCGTAAAGAACTTTGTCAGTTAATTGAATCGGCCGACCGTCTGCAGAAATTACAGGACTATAAAAATCAGCGAAAATTAAAAAGGAGAATCCCGCAAGTAAGTGACCAACTACACAACACATCGGGTGAATCCCCCCTGCTTCTCCTTGATCTCGCCGCTGCGCAAAAAGCTACAGACCTCGCCTCCCAAGGTATCCAGCATTTTGGCGAATGCCTGGCGGTCGAACGTTTTTCCGAAATGAGCCAACAGGAAAAGGCGACTTTTTCCACGATAAAAGAAGTACATCGCGACAGGCATTTTTTATCCACTATCCTGGAAGCAGTACGCGAAAAATGTAGTGAAGAAAAAGACCATCTTGTCAGCTTACAGAGGCCAGAAAATAAAACTTTGCCCCAACAGATTGCGTACTGCACATCGGCACTTGCCGTCTTGCAATTCGATGAAGATGAGGCACTGCTCTGTCAGGCCCTCAAAGACTATTCGGAAAAAGAGCGTCAAGCGGTTCAAGCGCTTCGTTCCATTTCCCCGCTTGTAAATAAAAAAGATCGTCTGCCCAGAGCTTGTCTTACCTATCTGCACCAGGCGACACGGTTTGAAGAATTTGAGCAGGCCGCCTTGGTAGAGCTTCCTTTGCAAAGAGAAGAACTTAAAAAACAGGCCGCAATTCTGGCCGATATGGAAAAGTATCTGCTTACCTATCCGCAGGCCATCCGCAAAGCCCAGGAAGAATACATCAGGACACTCCATAATCCGGATTTTACAGCCGCTTGGCAACAAGACACTCAGTTCTCCGAGGATCTTTTTGCCCTAAAACGCGTGCAAAAGACTGTCGAGATCCGCCTCAAATCAGCTTCTTCCCCCAAAGAGACTACCGCACTTCTCGCCGAGCAAAAGCGTCTGGAAATTATAGCACAAACCCATGCGGCACAGCGAAAAAAGCAACACGGCATATTGCAGGAAATCCGCCAACATCTCAACACATCACAAGCAAAATCCGCGGTTACTCGCAAGGCAAATGCCATTCTGTTGGCGCAAAAACCCCGGCAGGACGCCTACCGTATGATGCAGGATAAGCTAGGCGAAACGACAGACCGTATCCGCCGACTCACACTGTTTCGCGTAAAGCTGATAAAAGAAACTGATCTGGTCAAAAACAATTTCTCGCAGCTGCCAACCAAAGAAACGCCGCAGGAACAGCGCTATACCGCGCGGGAGGTTCAAGGCATTTTGCGTACCGCCTTATATTCTTTACACGCTGAACAGAAGCGTACTCTGCAAGAAATAGAAGTGCTACGCCCCTTCTACATTTCCGAAAAGCGCGCACAAACGATTGCTCTCTATCGTCTGAGTGAAGGGAAAATGCGAGCTTTGCAAAAATTGAAAAACGAGTTGTCCAAATCGGAAAGTGAAAAACGCAACGCAGAAGATGCTCTTCTTTCCCGAGAATACGGATTGACCATACTAAAAAAACCGAAATGGTATGATAAAATGCTAAGTACCCAAGCACAACAGCAATATCAGGATGCTCAAATCGCTATCGAAATACAAAAGATGCAAACCCTTGCCGCAGCCCAAAGGTATACTGCCTTAAAGGAACGCATCTCTTGTCTGGAAAAAGAAATTGAACAACTGACTGCGACGCCACAGGCTAAAGAAAGGCTGTCCGCCATCACAGCCGGTATTTTAAAGAAAAACCAATCCATAGGAGAAGAAATGCAGCGCCTAACCAATCGTCAGGCTGAACTAAGAAACCAGGAAAACGAGCTTGATCATCTTCTTGCAGCCACAGAAAAACATGTGCTTACCGATCAGCGGCAAAACATCCGCTAG